GCTACAGCTTCCTGCAGGAAGGCGAGGACCTGCAGCTGGACATCAACGACGGCCGGGTGGACGGCTACATCTCGCGACTGGGCGACACCGACACCGACCGCGACACCATCCTGAACCACTATCTCGCGAAGGCGTCGCTCACCGGCGACAAGCTCACGTTCACCTCGAAGCCGGTGCACGCGGTGTGGTACGAGTTCAGCGGGACGATCGGGCGCGGGCCCGCCAAGAGCAGGGCGGAGGACGGCTACTACCAGATCGTGGGGACGCTGATCGAGCATCGCCAGAAGAACGGCAAGGAAGAGAGCGCGCGCCAGCGCGAGGTCACGTTCAAGCTCTTCGCCGACGAGAGCGCGCCCACGACGAAATAGCAACGCGTGTCATCCTGAGCGAAGCGAAGGATCTCATCACCTGAGATGCTTCGCGTCTGCGACGCTCAGCATGACACGCACGATCACCTACGACTTGGCCTCCGGCGGGCGGGTGAACTCGACCGTCTCCTCCTGGTTGCCGAAACGGGAAGTCTGCGCGCCCGTGCTCGGAGGCGTGGTGACGCCGGCCTCGACCGGGCGGCCGCTCACGGGCGAGCCCGCTCCGAAGGTGCCGGTGGCGCGCTCCTGTCCCTTGCCTTCGAGCGCGGCCTTGAAGTCGCGCAGCGCCTGCTCGACGTACTGGTCGACGCGGTCGAAGGTCTCGAGCACGGCGCGGCCGAAGGCGCCCATCGGGGGCGCGTAGTTCATCTGGACGTGCACGAGCGTGTTGTCGCCCAGGGGCGCGAAGTTGATGCGGCCGGTGTGCTGCGGGCCGGAGGCGGAGCGCCATCCCAGCGCCTGGTTGGGGACGACCTGGATGAGCTCGGCGTCCCACTCGAAGGTGCGGCCGTTGATCTCGACGGCCCAGTGGGAGCGGCGGCCGAAGGGGCGCACGCGCTTCACCATCCCGATGTATTCGGGAA
Above is a genomic segment from Terriglobales bacterium containing:
- a CDS encoding SRPBCC family protein, whose translation is MSQRDFWGGFGAGAAAGMFAGIGAALTSRALRSGNRDSDVLRLEKTVQIGRPVHEVFRAWSQLENLPEYIGMVKRVRPFGRRSHWAVEINGRTFEWDAELIQVVPNQALGWRSASGPQHTGRINFAPLGDNTLVHVQMNYAPPMGAFGRAVLETFDRVDQYVEQALRDFKAALEGKGQERATGTFGAGSPVSGRPVEAGVTTPPSTGAQTSRFGNQEETVEFTRPPEAKS